A region from the Tahibacter amnicola genome encodes:
- a CDS encoding ABC transporter ATP-binding protein yields the protein MSSEIVIRVENLCKSFAIYERPHHRLLHQFFPNAGRAWHRDFHALRDVHFDIYRGETVAIVGRNGSGKSTLLQIICGTLTPTSGRADVRGRVAALLELGAGFNPDFTGRENVYLNGTVLGLTRAEIEQRFDEIAAFADIGEFIDQPVKSYSSGMFVRLAFAVAINVSPDVLVIDEALAVGDEAFQRKCFARLQQMRDHGTTILFVSHSAGAVIELCDRAILLDRGEQLALGSPRFVVSRYHKLLYAPPETADALRASIRQEVQGSEPAQQAARAAAGEADEREGDFDPALVPQSTLRYEPRGAQITDVHILTLSGRPVNVLRCGQKYVYAYRVQFDADAYRVRCGMLIKNIAGLELAGAITANWDDAVESVRAGESLEVRFEFRCLLIPSTYFLNAGVQAQVDGTETYLDRHVDVAMFRVMPEAGRLATAWVDLDVRPELRRIGATSTSGEEVRINR from the coding sequence ATGTCCTCTGAGATCGTCATCCGCGTGGAGAATCTGTGTAAGTCGTTCGCGATCTACGAGCGGCCGCATCACCGCCTGCTGCATCAGTTCTTCCCCAACGCCGGGCGCGCCTGGCACCGTGATTTCCACGCGCTGCGCGACGTGCACTTCGATATTTACCGCGGCGAGACAGTAGCCATCGTCGGCCGGAACGGGTCGGGAAAATCGACCCTGCTGCAGATCATCTGCGGCACGCTCACGCCCACCAGCGGCCGTGCCGACGTGCGTGGCCGCGTCGCGGCGCTGCTCGAGCTGGGGGCCGGCTTCAATCCGGATTTCACCGGTCGCGAGAACGTCTACCTCAACGGCACCGTGCTCGGACTGACGCGCGCGGAGATCGAGCAGCGGTTCGACGAGATCGCCGCGTTCGCCGATATCGGCGAATTCATCGACCAGCCGGTGAAGAGCTATTCCAGTGGCATGTTCGTACGCCTGGCGTTCGCCGTGGCGATCAACGTGTCGCCGGACGTCCTGGTCATCGATGAAGCCCTCGCTGTCGGCGACGAGGCCTTCCAGCGCAAGTGCTTCGCGCGGCTGCAACAGATGCGCGACCACGGCACGACCATTCTTTTCGTCTCCCATTCCGCGGGCGCGGTGATCGAGCTGTGCGACCGGGCGATACTGCTCGACCGCGGCGAGCAGCTGGCGCTGGGTTCGCCGCGATTCGTCGTCTCGCGGTACCACAAGCTGCTGTACGCGCCGCCGGAAACCGCGGACGCGCTTCGCGCCAGTATCCGCCAGGAAGTGCAGGGCAGCGAGCCGGCGCAGCAGGCTGCGCGCGCCGCTGCGGGTGAGGCGGACGAGCGCGAAGGCGATTTCGACCCCGCGCTGGTGCCGCAGAGCACGCTGCGCTACGAGCCGCGCGGCGCACAGATCACCGACGTGCACATCCTGACGCTGTCGGGCCGCCCGGTGAATGTGCTGCGTTGCGGGCAGAAGTATGTCTACGCCTACCGGGTGCAATTCGACGCGGACGCCTATCGCGTGCGCTGCGGCATGCTGATCAAGAACATCGCCGGGCTCGAGCTGGCCGGGGCGATCACGGCGAACTGGGACGATGCGGTAGAGAGCGTCCGCGCGGGCGAATCGCTGGAAGTCCGCTTCGAATTTCGCTGCCTGCTGATACCGTCGACGTACTTCCTGAACGCCGGAGTGCAGGCCCAGGTCGACGGCACCGAAACGTATCTGGACCGGCACGTCGACGTAGCGATGTTCCGCGTGATGCCGGAGGCCGGTCGCCTCGCGACCGCCTGGGTGGACCTGGATGTCAGGCCGGAGTTGCGTCGGATCGGGGCGACGTCGACATCCGGCGAGGAAGTACGCATCAATCGCTGA
- a CDS encoding class I SAM-dependent methyltransferase, which produces MSQTELELDKLYNQRFPEAELQQKHAIWKVLCTEYFNRYVKPTDTVVDIGAGYCEFINNIQAGQKIVVDLNPDVRRFAGPGIRVINESCTAIKQLDSDSVDVVFMSNFLEHLPNKDLVLETFRETRRILCRGGKVIVLQPNIRYLPGEYWDFFDHHTPLTERSLVEGLQLAGLTPEVVIDRFLPYTTKSRLPKAPWLVSLYLKLPFAWRFVGKQALVVARKDTA; this is translated from the coding sequence ATGAGCCAGACCGAACTCGAACTCGACAAACTCTACAACCAGCGCTTTCCCGAAGCGGAGCTGCAGCAGAAGCACGCCATCTGGAAAGTGCTGTGCACGGAGTACTTCAACCGGTACGTGAAACCCACGGACACGGTTGTCGACATCGGTGCCGGCTACTGCGAGTTCATCAACAATATCCAGGCGGGCCAGAAGATCGTCGTCGACCTCAACCCGGACGTTCGCCGGTTCGCCGGGCCGGGTATCCGCGTCATCAATGAATCCTGCACGGCCATCAAGCAGCTCGACAGCGACAGCGTCGATGTCGTGTTCATGAGCAACTTCCTGGAGCACCTGCCGAACAAGGACCTGGTGCTGGAAACGTTCCGCGAGACGCGCCGGATCCTGTGCCGTGGCGGCAAGGTGATCGTGCTGCAGCCGAACATCCGCTACCTGCCGGGTGAATACTGGGACTTCTTCGACCACCACACGCCGCTGACCGAGCGCAGCCTGGTCGAAGGCCTGCAGCTGGCCGGCCTGACGCCGGAAGTGGTGATCGACCGGTTCCTGCCGTACACCACCAAGAGCCGCCTGCCCAAGGCGCCGTGGCTGGTCTCGCTGTACCTCAAGCTGCCGTTCGCCTGGCGCTTCGTTGGCAAGCAGGCGCTGGTGGTCGCGCGCAAGGACACCGCGTAA
- a CDS encoding glycosyltransferase family 2 protein codes for MSKLYLRRRGDQYSEHGAIQADSPASSETGWTRFRLSADDGLETVRFDPSAQAGIYRLRGMRWLDAATGAELLRYSAQTLRDEATGVGGVRLPGESPDALEFWTFDDDPYIEVPWPRALDGQMRSISLEVEWNCDPMSTADAAAIAMDLLGDDEAALLASVAKGDGAAGNGVLDLPSLAASQRIVFQRLAEWETRHVAQARLHEAAVTQLREHIDGLHSRALEERLRLVRAGEAARVETGIELQQLTARVDTTHAALSAQLAEVVQRLDQALQQHAAREQVLEAALRRQSEQLDELLLPPSFRVRRALKAMPSALRRIGARTVRRLRGWTDFIRIRTFMLSPLGDVEPIADAPVGTAWRSTGDDPRFALVPQQTGSPSAGWYVLRLALKPREGYAFVEPSLYVDYGVGMTEAGKVTFRLDPDKPTQDVLIKLAGDARAIRFDPSTQPCSFDATAFSLRKMTRPEAALRLVGPVLRELVRSPRHLAMAFRDALKALRAGGVAEVESRLRALHESRSRDASYACWVARFDTLSREDLARMAGQLESLATRPTFSLIVPVYNTPARWLHRCIDSVLEQTYPNWELCIADDASTQAHVRQILDEYAARDARIRVVYRERNGHISAASNSALELATGRYVALLDHDDELPAHALFLVAERLQREPDLKLIYSDEDKIDESGRRYDPYFKPDWNPDLFHSQNFVCHLGVYDTQLVRSVGGFRVGYEGSQDYDLALRCVEKLEPGQIGHIPHILYHWRSVAGSTALAAGEKSYTNDASQRALQDHFARQKQAVLVERTAQGYFRCRYALPETLPTVTLIIPTRDRVDLLRMSVQSLLERTDYPALDILIVDNQSCEARTLAYFEELKNEPRVKVLRYDEPFNFSAINNFAAKQATGEVIGLVNNDIEVIHADWLREMVSHAIRPEVGGVGAKLYYPDGRIQHAGVVVGFGGVAGHSYQRMARDYPGQMNRANLVQAMSSVTAACLLLRREVFEAVDGLDAGLQVAFNDIDFCLRILDQGLRIVWTPFAELYHHESASRGYEDSPEKLARFHREIRFMQERYGERLTQDPAYNPNLALEGEPFELAWPPRAVYSFRAGEAN; via the coding sequence ATGAGCAAACTCTATCTACGTCGCCGTGGCGACCAGTACAGCGAACACGGCGCGATTCAAGCCGATTCGCCGGCGTCTTCCGAAACCGGCTGGACCCGGTTCCGCCTGTCTGCCGATGACGGGCTGGAAACCGTGCGCTTTGATCCCAGCGCACAGGCCGGGATCTATCGCCTGCGCGGCATGCGCTGGCTGGATGCGGCCACCGGTGCGGAGTTGCTTCGCTACAGCGCGCAGACCTTGCGCGACGAGGCGACCGGCGTCGGCGGCGTGCGCCTGCCGGGCGAAAGCCCTGACGCCCTGGAGTTCTGGACCTTCGACGATGACCCGTACATCGAAGTGCCCTGGCCGCGGGCACTCGACGGGCAGATGCGCTCGATCAGCCTGGAAGTCGAATGGAATTGCGATCCCATGTCCACGGCCGATGCCGCGGCGATCGCGATGGACCTGCTGGGCGACGACGAGGCGGCGCTGCTCGCTTCGGTCGCGAAAGGTGACGGTGCCGCCGGGAACGGTGTACTCGACTTGCCGTCTCTTGCGGCCAGCCAGCGGATCGTGTTCCAGCGCTTGGCCGAGTGGGAAACCCGCCACGTGGCGCAGGCGCGTCTCCACGAGGCGGCGGTCACGCAGCTGCGCGAGCATATCGACGGACTGCACTCGCGTGCCCTTGAAGAACGGTTGCGCCTGGTGCGTGCCGGCGAGGCGGCGCGTGTGGAAACCGGCATCGAATTGCAGCAGTTGACCGCGCGGGTCGATACCACGCACGCCGCGCTTTCCGCACAGCTGGCGGAGGTGGTGCAACGCCTGGACCAGGCGCTGCAGCAGCACGCGGCACGCGAGCAGGTGCTGGAGGCAGCGCTGCGGCGACAGTCGGAACAGCTCGACGAGCTGCTCCTGCCGCCTTCCTTTCGCGTCCGGCGTGCACTGAAGGCGATGCCGTCGGCGCTGCGCCGCATCGGTGCGCGAACCGTGCGCCGTCTGCGCGGCTGGACCGATTTCATCCGCATCCGGACGTTCATGCTGTCGCCACTGGGGGATGTCGAACCGATCGCCGACGCGCCGGTCGGAACCGCCTGGCGTTCCACGGGCGACGATCCGCGGTTCGCCCTCGTGCCGCAACAGACGGGCAGCCCGAGCGCCGGCTGGTACGTGCTGCGCCTGGCCCTGAAGCCGCGCGAAGGCTACGCCTTCGTCGAGCCGTCGCTGTATGTGGATTACGGCGTTGGCATGACCGAGGCCGGCAAGGTGACCTTCCGGCTCGATCCGGACAAGCCGACGCAGGACGTGCTGATCAAGCTGGCCGGCGATGCGCGTGCAATCCGTTTCGACCCCTCGACGCAGCCCTGCAGTTTCGACGCGACGGCGTTCTCGCTACGCAAGATGACGCGGCCCGAGGCGGCATTGCGCCTGGTCGGGCCGGTGCTGCGCGAACTGGTCCGTTCGCCGCGCCACCTGGCGATGGCGTTTCGCGATGCACTCAAGGCACTGCGCGCCGGTGGCGTCGCGGAAGTGGAAAGCCGCCTGCGCGCGCTGCACGAATCGCGTTCGCGCGATGCCAGCTATGCCTGCTGGGTGGCGCGCTTCGATACGCTCAGCCGCGAAGACCTTGCGCGCATGGCCGGCCAGCTGGAGAGCCTGGCGACCAGGCCGACGTTCTCGCTCATCGTACCGGTCTACAACACGCCGGCGCGCTGGCTGCATCGCTGCATCGACAGTGTGCTGGAGCAGACGTATCCCAACTGGGAGCTGTGCATTGCCGACGACGCCTCGACGCAGGCCCATGTGCGGCAGATCCTCGACGAATACGCCGCCCGCGACGCGCGGATTCGCGTGGTCTACCGCGAGCGCAACGGGCACATTTCCGCGGCCAGCAATTCGGCACTGGAACTGGCCACCGGCCGCTATGTCGCGCTGCTGGATCACGATGACGAGTTGCCGGCGCACGCGCTGTTCCTGGTGGCCGAACGCCTGCAGCGCGAGCCGGACCTGAAGCTGATCTACAGCGACGAGGACAAGATCGACGAAAGCGGGCGTCGCTACGATCCCTATTTCAAGCCGGACTGGAATCCGGATCTGTTCCACAGCCAGAATTTCGTGTGTCACCTGGGCGTCTACGACACCCAGCTCGTGCGCAGCGTGGGCGGTTTCCGCGTCGGGTACGAGGGCAGCCAGGACTACGACCTCGCCCTGCGCTGCGTGGAGAAGCTCGAACCCGGGCAGATCGGGCACATTCCGCACATCCTGTACCACTGGCGTTCGGTCGCCGGTTCCACGGCGCTGGCAGCGGGTGAGAAGTCGTATACCAACGATGCGTCACAGCGCGCACTGCAGGATCACTTCGCCCGCCAGAAGCAGGCGGTGCTCGTCGAGCGCACGGCGCAGGGCTATTTCCGGTGCCGCTATGCCTTGCCGGAAACATTGCCGACGGTCACCCTGATCATCCCCACGCGCGACCGGGTGGACCTGCTGCGCATGTCGGTGCAGAGCCTGCTCGAACGCACCGACTATCCGGCGCTGGATATTCTCATCGTCGATAACCAGTCGTGCGAGGCGAGGACGCTGGCGTACTTCGAAGAGCTGAAGAACGAGCCGCGTGTCAAAGTGCTGCGCTACGACGAGCCGTTCAATTTTTCCGCGATCAACAATTTCGCGGCAAAGCAGGCGACGGGCGAGGTCATCGGACTGGTCAACAACGACATCGAAGTGATTCACGCGGACTGGCTGCGCGAGATGGTGTCGCACGCCATCCGGCCGGAAGTGGGTGGCGTCGGCGCCAAGCTGTACTACCCCGACGGGCGCATCCAGCATGCCGGCGTCGTGGTGGGTTTCGGTGGCGTGGCGGGGCATTCGTATCAACGCATGGCGCGGGATTATCCGGGCCAGATGAATCGCGCCAATCTCGTGCAGGCGATGTCGAGCGTCACGGCGGCCTGCCTGCTGCTGCGCCGCGAGGTCTTCGAGGCCGTCGACGGGCTGGACGCTGGATTGCAGGTGGCCTTCAACGACATCGACTTCTGCCTGCGCATTCTCGACCAGGGCCTGCGCATCGTGTGGACGCCGTTCGCCGAGCTGTACCACCACGAGTCAGCCTCCCGTGGCTACGAGGATTCACCGGAGAAACTGGCCCGATTCCACCGCGAGATCCGCTTCATGCAGGAACGCTACGGTGAGCGCCTGACGCAGGATCCGGCCTACAATCCCAATCTCGCCCTGGAAGGCGAGCCGTTCGAACTGGCGTGGCCGCCACGGGCGGTGTATTCGTTCCGTGCCGGGGAGGCAAACTGA
- a CDS encoding NAD-dependent epimerase/dehydratase family protein, which yields MKLARTDKIVLTGAAGLVGQNLIVELKSQGYSNLVAIDKHAHNLEILRRLHPDVTVVPGDLAEHGEWETTFRGAACVVQLHAQITGKFPEEFIRNNEQATRLVLDACRRDAVPYLVHISSSVVNSVADDDYTNTKKAQEKLVVDSGLAHCVLRPTLMFGWFDPKHLGWLSRFMEKVPVFPIPGHGRYMRQPLYERDFCRCIVKCIETQPAGAIYDVCGDTRVDYVDIIHTIKRAKGLKTWVVHIPYGLFRLLLQIYALFSSKPPFTADQLKALTAGDEFTGVDTAKTFGVNQTPFEQAIRESYCDPRYAHIVLER from the coding sequence GTGAAGCTCGCCCGAACCGACAAGATCGTCCTGACCGGCGCTGCCGGTCTGGTCGGACAGAACCTCATTGTCGAGCTGAAGTCACAGGGCTACAGCAACCTCGTCGCTATCGACAAGCATGCGCATAACCTGGAGATCCTGCGCCGGTTGCATCCGGACGTCACGGTCGTGCCGGGTGATCTCGCCGAGCACGGCGAATGGGAAACGACGTTCCGCGGCGCCGCCTGCGTCGTGCAGCTGCACGCCCAGATCACGGGCAAGTTTCCGGAAGAGTTCATCCGCAACAACGAGCAGGCGACGCGGCTGGTGCTCGACGCCTGCCGTCGGGACGCCGTGCCGTATCTGGTCCATATCAGCTCGTCAGTGGTCAATTCCGTCGCCGATGACGACTACACCAACACCAAGAAGGCGCAGGAAAAACTCGTCGTCGACAGTGGCCTTGCGCACTGCGTGCTGCGACCGACCCTGATGTTCGGCTGGTTCGATCCCAAGCACCTGGGGTGGCTGTCGCGCTTCATGGAGAAGGTGCCGGTATTCCCGATTCCCGGTCACGGGCGGTACATGCGCCAGCCCCTGTACGAACGCGACTTCTGCCGCTGCATCGTCAAGTGCATCGAAACCCAGCCCGCCGGCGCGATCTACGACGTCTGTGGCGATACCCGCGTCGATTACGTGGACATCATCCACACGATCAAGCGCGCCAAGGGCCTGAAGACCTGGGTCGTGCATATCCCGTACGGCCTGTTTCGACTCCTGCTGCAGATCTACGCGTTGTTCAGCAGCAAGCCGCCGTTCACCGCGGACCAGCTCAAGGCCCTGACTGCCGGCGACGAATTCACCGGCGTCGACACGGCAAAGACATTCGGCGTCAACCAGACGCCGTTCGAGCAGGCTATCCGCGAAAGCTATTGCGACCCGCGCTACGCGCATATCGTGCTGGAACGATGA
- a CDS encoding NAD(P)/FAD-dependent oxidoreductase: protein MKFAVLGAGPMGLMAAMELLKAGHDVDVYERDDRIGGMSASFDFDGLTIERYYHFVCKTDDPLFELLRELGIEDRLKWTDTKMGFYCDGRLYKWGTPFALLAFDKLGLVDKLRYALHVMKTKSVSDWRELDKVPIIPWLKKSIGERAYKVLWERLFHLKFYEYKDHLSAAWLGTRIKRVALSRRNLLQESLGFIEGGSETLLDRMEQYIRQRGGRFHLGAGIDQVTTSGGKVRGVVVRGVEQAVDGVISTAPIQYVPRLVPDLPADFVARIQAIENIPVVCVILKLKQPLSENFWMNICDERIEIPGVIEYSNLNPGTGPAVVYAPFYMPKTHPKFARDNAAFIEEVLGYLPHINPAFRRDWVLAAHCHRYEFAQAVCPPGFYAMLPPMRTPIQGFCMADTAYYYPEDRSICESVKVAKDLVAAALS, encoded by the coding sequence ATGAAATTTGCCGTCCTGGGCGCTGGCCCGATGGGGCTGATGGCAGCCATGGAGCTGTTGAAGGCCGGCCACGACGTTGATGTGTACGAACGTGACGATCGTATTGGCGGCATGTCCGCCAGCTTTGATTTCGATGGCCTGACAATCGAGCGCTACTACCACTTCGTCTGCAAGACCGACGATCCCCTGTTCGAACTCCTGCGCGAGCTGGGCATCGAGGACAGGCTCAAGTGGACCGATACCAAGATGGGCTTCTACTGTGACGGGCGCCTGTACAAGTGGGGCACGCCGTTCGCGTTGCTCGCCTTCGACAAGCTGGGCCTGGTCGACAAGCTGCGCTACGCCCTGCACGTGATGAAGACCAAGAGCGTCAGCGACTGGCGCGAACTGGACAAGGTGCCGATCATCCCGTGGCTGAAGAAATCCATTGGTGAACGCGCCTACAAGGTGCTGTGGGAACGCCTGTTCCACCTGAAGTTCTACGAGTACAAGGATCACCTCTCCGCGGCCTGGCTTGGAACCCGCATCAAGCGCGTCGCCCTGTCACGCCGCAATCTGCTGCAGGAGTCGCTCGGCTTCATCGAGGGCGGCTCGGAAACACTGCTGGACCGCATGGAGCAGTACATCCGGCAGCGCGGCGGCCGTTTCCACCTGGGTGCGGGTATCGACCAGGTCACCACATCCGGCGGCAAGGTGCGTGGCGTCGTCGTGCGCGGCGTCGAGCAGGCAGTGGACGGCGTGATCAGCACCGCCCCGATCCAGTACGTTCCCAGGCTCGTGCCCGATCTGCCCGCGGATTTCGTCGCGCGCATCCAGGCGATCGAGAACATCCCCGTAGTCTGCGTGATCCTCAAGCTCAAGCAGCCGCTGAGCGAGAATTTCTGGATGAACATCTGCGACGAGCGGATCGAGATTCCGGGCGTCATCGAGTATTCCAATCTCAATCCGGGCACCGGGCCGGCCGTGGTGTACGCGCCGTTCTACATGCCCAAGACGCATCCGAAGTTTGCCCGCGACAACGCGGCCTTCATCGAGGAAGTCCTCGGCTACCTACCGCACATCAATCCGGCATTCCGCCGCGACTGGGTGCTGGCCGCGCATTGCCATCGCTACGAATTCGCGCAGGCGGTGTGCCCACCGGGCTTCTATGCCATGCTGCCGCCGATGCGTACGCCCATCCAGGGCTTCTGCATGGCCGACACCGCCTACTATTACCCGGAAGACCGGTCCATCTGTGAAAGCGTCAAGGTTGCCAAGGACCTCGTCGCCGCTGCCCTGTCGTGA
- a CDS encoding sulfotransferase family protein yields the protein MQVFVCGMHRSGTSMVARLLNLMGMYFGPEGSALPVNRENPKGFWERRDIVELNDRLLAATGSTWFDIHRFLGRSADWQPPPPLREAVHAKVLDIDAYRPWFLKDPRLCLTLDYWREWCERPVAVICSRDPRAIVASLAKRSEITGLTFTTDEAVALWLAYNAELMRASEGMPRIFVRYEDFLAQPQQQCRQLYEALVQAGVRGLHMPDDHDIAAFVDPSLHRSASARAIEGPLAQIAAALDATLSQRTGGESAVVSAQAAAEHLAGLHERLEQARRHRKVLAALSGRIPEIEANVAAADGTVSLDEPWTLHRLRHLRRPES from the coding sequence ATGCAGGTTTTCGTCTGCGGCATGCACCGGTCCGGCACGTCCATGGTGGCGCGCCTGCTGAACCTCATGGGCATGTACTTCGGACCGGAAGGGTCTGCACTGCCGGTCAATCGCGAGAATCCGAAGGGGTTCTGGGAGCGCCGCGACATCGTCGAACTCAATGACCGGCTCCTGGCGGCTACCGGCTCCACCTGGTTCGACATCCATCGCTTCCTTGGCCGCAGCGCGGATTGGCAGCCGCCGCCGCCGCTCCGCGAAGCGGTGCATGCCAAGGTGCTCGACATCGACGCCTACCGCCCCTGGTTCCTCAAGGACCCGCGCCTGTGCCTGACGCTCGACTACTGGCGCGAGTGGTGCGAGCGGCCGGTGGCGGTCATCTGCTCGCGTGATCCGCGTGCGATCGTCGCGTCGCTGGCCAAGCGCAGCGAGATCACGGGCCTGACGTTCACTACCGACGAAGCCGTTGCGCTCTGGCTCGCCTATAACGCAGAACTGATGCGGGCCAGCGAAGGCATGCCGCGGATCTTCGTGCGTTACGAAGACTTCCTGGCGCAGCCGCAGCAGCAGTGTCGACAGTTGTACGAGGCGCTGGTGCAGGCCGGCGTCCGCGGCTTGCACATGCCCGATGACCACGATATCGCGGCCTTCGTCGACCCGAGCTTGCACCGCAGTGCTTCGGCCCGCGCGATCGAAGGTCCACTGGCGCAGATCGCCGCCGCGCTGGATGCGACGCTGTCGCAACGGACCGGCGGCGAGTCGGCCGTCGTGTCCGCGCAGGCAGCGGCGGAACATCTGGCAGGATTGCACGAGCGGCTGGAGCAGGCGCGACGCCACCGCAAAGTACTGGCTGCGCTCAGCGGGAGAATACCGGAAATTGAGGCAAACGTGGCGGCGGCTGATGGCACGGTGTCGTTGGACGAGCCTTGGACCCTCCATCGCTTGCGCCACCTGCGACGCCCGGAATCCTGA
- a CDS encoding class I SAM-dependent methyltransferase: MDALRLTQPATRENFNESGYLAANPDVRKAVDDGYYVSGHDHFLRHGVREARNQRLPSQLLDSAKARKLERIAPLLRSDLPMVRQPDHYDFLSDTLRRECNISDTDSVSSNEYDGKVMALLERHANGLVLDCGAGRRGTYFDHVVNFEIVDYDTTDVRGVGECLPFVDGAFDAVISIAVLEHVRDPFRCAAELVRVLKPGGELICCVPFLQPYHGYPHHYYNMTHQGLRALFERDLTVDSVEVIDSTGPVWALTWILQSWAQGLEGKARKHFLNQRVSDLLLPPNQLLQSDFVRELDDAKKLELASACLLSARKPA; the protein is encoded by the coding sequence ATGGATGCACTGCGATTGACCCAGCCCGCCACGCGGGAAAATTTCAACGAAAGCGGCTATCTCGCGGCAAATCCGGACGTGCGCAAAGCCGTCGATGATGGCTACTACGTTTCGGGCCATGACCACTTCCTCCGCCACGGTGTACGCGAAGCGCGCAACCAGCGCCTGCCGTCGCAGCTCCTGGATTCGGCAAAAGCCCGCAAGCTCGAACGCATCGCGCCGCTGCTGCGCAGCGACCTGCCTATGGTGCGCCAGCCTGATCACTACGACTTTCTCAGTGACACGCTCCGACGCGAGTGCAATATCTCGGACACCGACAGCGTCAGCTCCAACGAGTACGACGGCAAGGTGATGGCACTTCTGGAGCGTCATGCCAACGGATTGGTGCTCGATTGCGGTGCTGGCCGGCGCGGCACCTACTTCGATCACGTGGTGAACTTCGAGATCGTGGACTACGACACCACCGACGTGCGCGGCGTCGGCGAATGCCTGCCTTTCGTGGATGGCGCCTTCGATGCAGTCATTTCCATCGCCGTCCTGGAGCACGTCCGCGACCCGTTCCGCTGCGCGGCAGAACTCGTCCGCGTGCTCAAGCCCGGCGGTGAACTGATCTGCTGCGTGCCCTTCCTGCAGCCCTACCACGGTTATCCGCACCACTACTACAACATGACGCACCAGGGACTGCGCGCGCTGTTCGAGCGCGACCTGACCGTGGATTCCGTCGAAGTCATCGACAGCACCGGGCCGGTCTGGGCGCTGACCTGGATCCTGCAATCCTGGGCCCAGGGTCTTGAGGGCAAGGCTCGCAAGCATTTCCTGAACCAGCGCGTTTCCGATCTGCTGCTACCGCCCAACCAGCTCCTGCAATCGGATTTCGTCCGCGAGCTCGACGACGCCAAGAAGCTGGAGCTGGCGTCCGCCTGCCTGCTCAGCGCCCGCAAGCCCGCCTGA
- a CDS encoding SDR family oxidoreductase: MRRILIIGATSAIAEATARQFAARGDALFLVGRDASRLKAIADDLGVRGAVRTATASLEVTDFAAHAAVLEQADRDLGGLDTVLIAHGTLSNQRECEESVETLRREFDINALSVMALLTPLANRFAAQGHGTIAVISSVAGDRGRMSNYAYGAAKAAVSAFLSGLRQRLQKSGVNVLTIKPGFVDTPMTRDFPKGALWAKPEDVAKGIVNAIDKGRSVAYLPWFWSLIMLVIKHVPEFLFKRVKL, translated from the coding sequence ATGCGCAGGATCTTGATCATCGGGGCCACCTCGGCCATCGCCGAAGCGACGGCCCGGCAATTCGCCGCGCGCGGTGACGCCCTGTTCCTGGTGGGGCGCGACGCGTCACGCCTCAAAGCTATCGCCGACGACCTCGGCGTGCGCGGCGCGGTACGCACCGCGACAGCGTCGCTCGAAGTCACCGATTTCGCGGCCCACGCTGCCGTGCTGGAGCAGGCCGACCGCGACCTGGGTGGCCTCGACACCGTGCTGATCGCGCACGGAACGCTGTCAAACCAGCGTGAATGTGAAGAATCTGTCGAGACACTGCGGCGCGAGTTCGACATCAACGCGCTGTCAGTCATGGCACTGCTCACGCCGCTGGCGAACCGGTTCGCGGCCCAGGGGCATGGCACGATCGCCGTCATCTCGTCCGTCGCCGGTGATCGCGGCCGCATGTCCAACTATGCCTATGGCGCCGCCAAGGCCGCCGTGAGCGCCTTTCTTTCCGGCCTGCGCCAGCGCCTGCAGAAGTCCGGCGTCAACGTGTTGACGATCAAGCCCGGTTTCGTCGATACGCCGATGACGCGCGATTTTCCCAAAGGCGCACTTTGGGCAAAACCAGAAGATGTCGCGAAAGGCATCGTCAACGCCATCGACAAAGGCAGGAGCGTCGCCTACCTGCCCTGGTTCTGGAGCCTGATCATGCTGGTGATCAAGCATGTACCGGAGTTCCTCTTCAAGCGAGTGAAGCTGTAA
- a CDS encoding GtrA family protein, whose amino-acid sequence MAVSGEPANPSAVAPRDGDGRWQFLRFVAVSAVAAGLNFGSRILFDLFTTYIVAISLAFCVGLSSAFVLNRLFVFAGSTNPLHRQATYFVVVNLFGLVQTLAISLLLARWLLPQIGITVYVEEIAHAVGIGVPILTSFLGHKYLSFKVD is encoded by the coding sequence ATGGCCGTGTCAGGCGAACCGGCAAATCCGTCCGCCGTCGCACCCCGCGACGGCGACGGCCGCTGGCAGTTCCTGCGATTCGTTGCCGTCAGCGCGGTCGCGGCGGGCCTGAATTTCGGCTCGCGCATCCTGTTCGACCTGTTCACGACCTACATCGTTGCCATTTCACTGGCGTTCTGCGTGGGGCTTTCCAGCGCATTCGTGCTCAACCGGTTGTTCGTCTTCGCCGGATCGACCAATCCCCTGCACCGGCAGGCGACGTATTTCGTGGTCGTGAATCTGTTCGGCCTTGTGCAGACACTGGCGATCAGCCTGCTGCTCGCGCGCTGGCTGCTGCCGCAGATCGGTATCACCGTGTATGTCGAGGAGATCGCACACGCGGTTGGCATTGGCGTCCCGATCCTGACCAGCTTCCTTGGCCACAAATACCTTTCTTTCAAGGTGGACTGA